One Parageobacillus sp. KH3-4 genomic region harbors:
- a CDS encoding ABC-2 family transporter protein: MDKYIEMIRIRFLMMLAYRTNYYTGILIYAINIAAYYFLWSAIYGGKQTMQGMSMEQMTTYVAISWMARAFYFNNIDREIAMEIREGKVATELIRPYSYLGMKTMQGLGEGIFRLLFLSLPGVFLVALFLPLRFPTDVHTWMFFTLSIAFSFIINSELNLLAGIVTFFTLNNEGLLRAKRFVIDLFSGLILPINFYPDWAQAVMKYFPFQGISYIPSMIVTESFRGQAIIDGLLFQLIWCALLLIPIRLLWKAAKKQLVVQGG, translated from the coding sequence ATGGATAAATACATTGAGATGATCCGCATCCGTTTTTTAATGATGCTGGCGTACCGAACAAACTATTACACCGGCATTCTTATTTACGCCATTAATATCGCGGCGTACTATTTTCTTTGGTCGGCGATCTACGGCGGAAAACAGACGATGCAAGGCATGTCGATGGAGCAAATGACGACATATGTCGCCATCTCGTGGATGGCGCGGGCGTTTTATTTCAATAATATCGACCGTGAAATCGCGATGGAGATTCGCGAAGGAAAAGTGGCGACCGAACTCATCCGCCCTTACAGTTATCTCGGAATGAAAACGATGCAAGGGTTGGGGGAAGGAATTTTTCGCTTATTGTTTCTTTCGCTTCCGGGAGTGTTCCTTGTCGCTTTATTTTTGCCGCTTCGTTTTCCAACCGATGTTCATACATGGATGTTTTTCACATTGTCGATTGCCTTTAGTTTTATTATTAACTCGGAATTGAATTTGCTTGCAGGAATTGTGACATTTTTTACTCTCAACAACGAAGGTTTGCTGCGGGCAAAACGGTTCGTCATTGATCTTTTTTCCGGATTGATTTTACCAATTAACTTTTATCCGGACTGGGCGCAAGCGGTGATGAAATACTTCCCGTTTCAAGGGATCAGCTATATTCCAAGCATGATTGTGACAGAAAGCTTCCGGGGGCAAGCAATCATCGACGGACTTTTATTTCAACTCATATGGTGCGCACTGTTGCTCATCCCGATTCGGCTGTTATGGAAAGCGGCGAAAAAGCAGCTTGTCGTTCAAGGAGGGTGA
- a CDS encoding ATP-binding cassette domain-containing protein: MNAIEVENLRKEFKSYSSRSGLVGAFRDLFTRNYKIIRAVNDISFTVKQGEMVGYIGENGAGKSTTIKMLTGILTPTSGKVIVNGMNPHKEREAFVRTIGVVFGQRSQLWWDIAVQESFRLLKKVYRVSDEDYKEHMDHVIETLDIGPLLDKPVRKLSLGQRMRCELAAALIHNPPLLFLDEPTIGLDVLVKLKIRQFLKEINEKYNTTILLTTHDISDIEALCERVIMLDEGKIIYDGSLQKLKENWGEGKQIQFTFANEMTLDTLKELTDGLQVTWKKGEQANVWTAHAPSALLPEVISRVVARYSIQDMNINEISTEEIIRNIYEEGVVHG; the protein is encoded by the coding sequence ATGAATGCCATTGAAGTGGAAAACTTGCGAAAAGAATTTAAATCGTATTCGAGCCGCTCCGGTTTAGTCGGAGCGTTTCGCGATTTGTTTACAAGAAACTATAAAATTATCCGCGCTGTCAACGACATTTCGTTTACTGTAAAACAGGGGGAAATGGTTGGCTATATCGGCGAAAATGGAGCGGGAAAATCGACAACGATTAAAATGCTTACAGGGATTTTAACGCCAACATCCGGAAAAGTGATCGTCAACGGCATGAATCCGCATAAAGAGAGGGAAGCGTTTGTGCGGACGATCGGCGTTGTGTTCGGGCAGCGCTCGCAACTTTGGTGGGATATCGCCGTCCAAGAGTCGTTCCGGCTGTTGAAAAAAGTGTATCGTGTGTCGGACGAAGATTACAAAGAACATATGGATCATGTTATTGAAACGCTCGATATCGGCCCGCTGTTGGACAAGCCGGTGCGCAAGCTCTCCCTTGGACAGCGGATGCGCTGCGAACTGGCAGCGGCGCTTATTCACAACCCGCCGCTTTTATTTTTAGATGAGCCGACGATTGGTTTGGATGTGCTTGTAAAACTGAAAATCCGCCAGTTTTTAAAAGAAATTAATGAAAAATACAACACAACGATTTTATTGACGACTCACGATATTTCCGACATCGAAGCGCTATGTGAACGCGTCATTATGCTTGATGAAGGAAAAATCATTTACGATGGCTCGCTGCAAAAGCTAAAAGAAAATTGGGGGGAAGGAAAACAAATTCAATTTACGTTCGCAAACGAAATGACGTTAGACACTTTAAAGGAACTAACGGACGGTTTGCAAGTAACATGGAAAAAAGGAGAACAGGCAAACGTCTGGACAGCACACGCACCTTCCGCGCTGTTGCCGGAAGTGATCAGCCGCGTTGTCGCCCGCTATTCGATTCAAGATATGAACATTAACGAAATTTCTACAGAAGAAATTATCCGCAACATCTACGAGGAAGGTGTGGTGCATGGATAA
- a CDS encoding glutamate-1-semialdehyde 2,1-aminomutase → MKFTKSEQLYQEALQHIVGGVNSPSRSYKAVGGGAPVVMERAQGAYFWDVDGNKYIDYLAAYGPIIAGHAHPHITKAIQRAAETGVLYGTPTPHEITFAKMLKEAIPSLEKVRFVNSGTEAVMTTIRVARAYTGRDKIVKFAGCYHGHSDLVLVAAGSGPSTLGTPDSAGVPKSIAQEVITVPYNDVESFKQAMDVWGDKVAAVLVEPIVGNFGIVTPKPGFLEAINEIAHQAGALVIYDEVITAFRFMYGGAQNLLGIEPDLTALGKIIGGGLPIGAYGGRQDIMEQVAPLGPAYQAGTMAGNPASILAGIACLEVLKQDGVYEHLDKLGAMLEEGILLHANKYGIPVTINRLKGAFTVYFTTEKVENYEQAQRSDGEMFAKFFKLMLKQGINLAPSKYEAWFVTLAHTEEDVEYTLKAVENAFRQLANE, encoded by the coding sequence ATGAAATTCACAAAATCCGAACAACTGTATCAAGAAGCATTGCAGCATATTGTCGGCGGCGTCAACAGCCCGTCCCGCTCATATAAAGCGGTCGGGGGCGGGGCGCCGGTCGTGATGGAACGAGCGCAAGGCGCTTATTTTTGGGACGTCGATGGCAATAAATATATCGACTACTTGGCGGCGTACGGACCGATTATTGCGGGACACGCTCATCCGCACATCACAAAAGCGATTCAGCGCGCCGCAGAAACAGGCGTTCTTTACGGCACGCCAACGCCGCATGAAATTACGTTCGCGAAAATGTTAAAAGAAGCGATTCCATCCTTAGAAAAAGTGCGTTTCGTCAATTCAGGGACAGAAGCGGTGATGACGACGATTCGCGTGGCGCGCGCCTATACCGGCCGCGATAAAATCGTCAAATTCGCCGGCTGCTACCACGGGCATTCCGACCTTGTCCTTGTCGCTGCCGGCTCCGGCCCGTCAACGTTGGGAACCCCGGATTCCGCCGGCGTGCCAAAAAGCATCGCCCAAGAAGTCATCACCGTTCCATACAACGATGTCGAGTCATTCAAACAAGCGATGGACGTATGGGGAGACAAAGTCGCTGCTGTGCTTGTCGAACCGATCGTCGGCAACTTTGGCATCGTCACACCAAAGCCGGGCTTTTTAGAAGCAATCAATGAAATCGCCCATCAAGCCGGGGCTCTCGTCATTTACGATGAAGTGATTACCGCATTCCGCTTTATGTATGGCGGAGCGCAAAACTTATTAGGAATTGAACCGGATTTAACCGCGCTTGGAAAAATTATCGGCGGCGGCCTCCCAATCGGTGCATACGGAGGGCGCCAAGACATTATGGAACAGGTCGCGCCGCTCGGTCCAGCATACCAAGCAGGGACGATGGCAGGAAACCCAGCGTCGATTCTTGCCGGCATCGCCTGCCTTGAAGTGCTGAAGCAAGATGGCGTGTACGAACATCTCGATAAGCTTGGCGCGATGCTGGAAGAAGGCATACTTCTTCACGCAAACAAATACGGCATTCCTGTAACGATCAACCGTTTGAAAGGCGCATTCACCGTCTACTTCACCACAGAAAAAGTCGAAAACTACGAACAAGCGCAACGAAGCGACGGCGAAATGTTTGCGAAATTCTTTAAGCTCATGTTAAAACAAGGAATCAACCTTGCTCCTTCTAAATATGAAGCATGGTTTGTTACGCTTGCCCATACCGAGGAAGATGTGGAATATACGCTCAAAGCGGTGGAAAATGCATTTAGACAATTAGCGAACGAATAA